Within Streptomyces roseirectus, the genomic segment GGTGGCCGCCGATCTGTACGCCCGGGGTCACCGGGTGCTGCTCGCGGCCCGTGACGCCGGCGCCGCCGCCGAGGCCGCCGGGAAGCTGGGCGAGCGGGCCGTGCCGCTCACCCTCGACGTCACCGACCAGGCGTCCGTGGACCGCGCTCTCGCCGACGCCGGCGCCGTCGACGTGCTCGTCAACAACGCGGGCGTGCAGCTCGACTGGGGCGAGGCGCCGTCCACGATCGCCCTGGACCGGGTACGGGAGACGCTGGACGTCAACCTCCTGGGCGCCTGGCGGATGGCGCAGGCGCTGCTGCCGGGCATGGTCGCGCGCGGGTGGGGAAGAGTCGTCAACGTCTCCAGCGGTGCCGCCTCCTTCGCGTACGGTCCGGCCGCGCAGTGCCCGGCGTACTCGGCGTCCAAGACGGCGCTGAACGCGCTGACGGTGATGCTGGCCAAGGAGACCGAGGGGACCGGGGTGCTGGTGAACTCCGTGAACCCGGGGCTGGTCAGGACCCGGATGCGGCCGGACGCGCCGCAGACGCCC encodes:
- a CDS encoding SDR family NAD(P)-dependent oxidoreductase, encoding MPPFRTALVTGANRGLGLAVAADLYARGHRVLLAARDAGAAAEAAGKLGERAVPLTLDVTDQASVDRALADAGAVDVLVNNAGVQLDWGEAPSTIALDRVRETLDVNLLGAWRMAQALLPGMVARGWGRVVNVSSGAASFAYGPAAQCPAYSASKTALNALTVMLAKETEGTGVLVNSVNPGLVRTRMRPDAPQTPEDAARRIADAATLPGDGPSGAFLRGDGTMPW